The Anas platyrhynchos isolate ZD024472 breed Pekin duck chromosome 8, IASCAAS_PekinDuck_T2T, whole genome shotgun sequence region GCCGAGGCTGCTCCTCCGCTCCGTGGACCCGAGGCTCATCCTGCGCCGAGCACAGGCATGAATCATCCCTGACACACGGGTCAGCTCAGATGTAATTATCTTGAAATACAGCGAACGTCATAAATTCGCTGGCTTTTGCGGAAGCTGACAAATCTCTGCACGTCGTTACTCTTGCTTTGGGTGCGCCGGCTGGGAGATGGGGCTCAAATGTAGTGGGGATGAGCCCGTGGGGCTAGTGGGGTCCTGATCCTCCTGTGCCGCTCACAGTGGAGGAGAAAACATTTCCACCCATGGCTGTGCCATGCAGGGCACTTGGTGGCCTTCAGGCAATCCGTGATGTGATGGCACAGCCACAACGTGACTGGTGTTAATGCATGAGCTGGCACCTGAGTTCTTGGCCACCTCCCCTGGCTCCTCCATCCCCTAAAAGCCCCCTGGTTCCTGCACCCCACCAGGAGGAGCAGACACCTTACCTCCAACATAGGCGAGGGAGAAGCCCCTCTTGGCCGTGCTGCGGTCCGTGcggagcaccagcagcagccggTGGCCGCGGGAGGTGACAGGCACCGGGCTGTCGTGCCCGCACCACGTCCCCAGCAGCGAGGCGTTCTCGGCCCCGCCGTCGAAGGCAGACAGGCGGTCGTAGTCACAGCCTCCGGTCAGGCTGCTCCGGGCCTCCAGCTCCAGGTCCAAGAAGAAGATTTTGATCCGGTAGCCTGGGGGCAGCTGGATGCTCCACTGGCACTGGAGGTTGTTGGGGTAGAAGTTGGGGTACTGAGGGCTGGAGAAGTTCCCCTTGATGGCGGTGTAGACTTCCTGGCACTCTCCTGCttgggggaaaagaaaggaaagctgaaGCCTCCTGGCTGCTGAGCACTTGTTTTATTGCTGAAGCCTGTTCTACCCTCCACATTACTGCTCCTCGGCCTTGTGTTTGGCCAATGTCCACCCATGAGTTTTGGGGGATGGCAGCAACCCAGGTAGTTAAGACCATGGGCAGTGTCCTACAGGGGAAGACAGGGGGGGCACTTAACCCATGGCACATCACGAGCAATAAGAAGGGCATCTCTTGTTTGAGAGAAAGTCAACCTAAGGCCTGGAAGAGCCATAATGAAGCTATTTGCTTTGCATGGTGGTCTATAACTCCCACCATCACCTCATGGAGTCCCCCCAAAGATCTCCCCTCCAGTATCATCTCCTTGAGCTGCCACAGGAGGGAAGGCACCACAAACCACCACCCCTACCCACAACCCAACCACCCCCTCCCCACAACCTTCTACCCATCCCCTCCAAACCCCACACCTGAGTAGAAATGAGCCTTGAAGCCCCTTCCCACGATGTTGAAGTCCGACTTGAAGAGGACGAGGAGGTGCTGGGTGGAGGAGACGGTGCGGGGCGGCCGGGCACTGCCGCAGTAGCGACCCAGGCGGGGGGCAGAGGCAGTGGGGCCATCGAAGAGGGCCACGTAGTCGAAACCACAGCCCTGGCCGCCCTCCATCTGGAAGTCGGCAAAGACCAAGGTGACAGGGCCACCAGCTGCCCCGATGCTCCAGCGGCACTCGGCATCATTGGGATAGCTCTCGGGGTACCGCGGGCTGGTGATCTCCCCGGACAGCCCTGTCAGCTGCCCGCCGCAGGCATCTGAGACACAGAAACTGAGGTCAGAGGGAGGACGgatggacagacggacggacacATCCGCCATCCCCTGCTACCTTTGCGGTAGGCGGCGGCGAAGCCGCGCTTGGCCACGTGGCGGTCGGAGCGGAAGACGACGGCCATGACGTGCCAGGCGGAGGCGAAGGGCGGCGGGGTGCTGTGGCCACAGAAGGTGCCCAGGAGGTTGCCCCGGTCGCGGGCGGCCCCGTTGTAGACCTGGAGGTAGTCGTAGGCGCAGGCGGCGTGGTACTCCAGCTCAAAGTGGCTGAAGGAGAGCAGGACGGAGGAGCCCTCGGCCACCACGATCAGCCACGTGCACTCTGTCTCGTAGGGGTACGGCCCCGGGAAGTTGGGGCTGGAGAAGTTGCCGGAGGGTGCCGAGAGCACCCCGCCGCATTTGATGCCTGGGTGGCAGGAGAGAGGGGTGGGAGGTAGATGTGACACCCCATTTTGAGGGAAACCCTAAAAGGATGGTGGCTGGGCAGTGGAACAGGGTGCACAACACCAGCTCCATCCCACCACCGGAGCATCCACAACTGCTTTGCTAATTACCGGGGAGAGGTGACTGAGCGATGCGGGGCTGTGCTAAAGGACTGATGTTATGGAACTAAACTTCCAGGAGGGAAGCCTGTAGGACGGGGGAGCAGCCGTGGTGCAGGCAGCCGGGTAATTAGGGACTCGgtgcctttttttgggggggagggatgCTGCCAGTTAGTGAGTTGCTGGGCTGAGCTGCCCCCCTGGTCCCCCAGGTACTGTGCTGTGTGCTGAACCCACCCTACATCCGAGGGGCACCTTGTACAGATAAAATGTGGGTTTACCACATATACTGCAacttttatgtgtatatatacacatctaTTTTTGTGTGTAGGTATACATATACAAATGTGCAACTCCACGAGCTAATAACCCCTTCAGCAACGTGCCTGTAACCGCAGCCGGACAATCCCTAACTTCAATCTTCAATAAAACCAACGTGATGCAGCAAGCCAAGTGCACTCCCGTCTCACACACTTGCACACACCTGGATGGCTCCCGGGCTGGATCCTTCCCCCGGccaccccggtgtccccgtgGTGTTCAGGCTCTTACCTGTGCTGGGGACCACCCCGAGCGCCCCGCAGAGCAGGGCCAGCGCCGCCAGGCAGCCCGTGCCCCCGCGCCACATCCTCCCTGTGCGGGCAGCGCTCCCGTCACCGGTGCCCGAGCATCCCTCCAGAGCTGTCTGtccaggagggaaaaaaaaaataaatacggggagaaataaataaaaagcaggagGACTGCAGAATTAATAGCGGAATGAATAATTCATCGCTTGTTTGAATTAAGAGCGGCAAGGTAACTTGATCTattcctcccttccttcacTCAGTTTTAATGATCTGGATCAAATGTCCCAAGGATTTACACTATACCAGATACCTTGTCAATACACTATATTTAGAAGAGATATTAATGTTTCAGATATGGTGTATAACGGCAGTAAGTCTGGGCTGACAATATGCCCTTAAGGGgccatgaaaataatttagtttGCCAGGCAAGACAGCGAACCAAAATGGGAATTTCAGACTCACCACGGAAAAGTACCTCAGGAATTAACGTGATTTATACTGCGGCACTCGCTGCACAAAGCCAACTGTTGATAAAAGCTGGAGAAACACCACGAGTGCTCTGGCCCTGCTTTGGATGCCCGGCTGTGGCTTGGAGGCGCGATGCTGCAGCGCCAGGACCTCACCGTCCTGCAGTGGATGGAGGGCAGAAGATGCAAACCTCCCAGCATCAAGCTTTTCATAGCCTGCCCAGGAGCAAAAAGACGTCTCAGCCCACTCTTGAATGAATGCTAGGAGATAAAAAGCCACAAAGGCCTCAAAAATTCAAGCAAGGTGCGGGAGAGACCCGTGCTTCTAGAAGTCACCTTCAGAGCAGTGGGGAAAGAAGCAGCAAGTAGCTCTAAATCTCAGCCGGGGAGGCAAGTTGTGTTTATTAATTAAGCAATGAGGATCGATGCCTGAGACATTTCCTGTGGATTAATGATGGGCTGGGAGGAGCCGATAGCCCGAGGTGCCGCTGAGGACCATTAACACCAACTGGCCATTAATCGCCAGGAAGTGCTCTGTGCCAGGGTCATTAAGTGCCTGCATATATTTATGggtaataacaacaacaataacattCGTCCGGGCTCTCTGCCCCATGCCCGGCCTGGCTGGAGCCGTGCTGGTGAGCACTGGGAGCACATCCCAGGGGCTGCACGTGGATGGAGATGCCCGGTGGTGCCCGCTGATTGCACTCCAGCTGCCCGGTGTGCCCGGTGTGCTGCCCTAGCCATGGCCATGAGGGGCTGAGAGTAGCCCTGCAAGCCTTGGGCCTCTGGGTGTAGGGACAGGCTGCTCCTGGCTTCCCCATCGCTGTGACATGGCTGTCCTCGCTGTCAGCCCATTGCCAACATCACCCACATCCCTCCAGTTAATCTACGGCTGGCCTGGGCACCGCATCCATCAGGCCCACCCCTACACGGCCGCTCTCAGCCTGCTCCATGCCCCGGTACCCCCCAGGAAACAGGAGGCTGaggctgtgcagcacagcagctgtgaCCCCATCCCGGGGGACGGCATCCATCAGCCTCAGGCACGTTCACCCTCTCCTGACCCGGGGATGGCAATTCCCAGGCTGGGCCCGAGCCCAGGCAGCGCCATCCGTCAGCCGGCAGAGCGGGCTGCAGGGCAGAAGGGCTGAAGGGAGGCCGAGGAGCAGCAATAACCCTGATgaggagccaggcagggccTGCAGCACGCAGCTCTTGCCAGAGGTGCTCTGGCTCAGCCCAGGGTGCCTTGGCTCGGGCCGGAGAcactgcagggttttttttttgaggtgtgCTGTACTGGGGCTCCTCGAATTCCTTGGCAGGCAAATCTATAAATCATGAGTCAAAAAGGCGTTTGATTCATTTAAATAGAAAGGATGTGATCAGGGCTGCGAGACTTCAGAGAAGATCAAAGGTTTAAACACGGTCCCCAGGAGGAACGGGAATTATTTAGGCAGGAAATAATGAGATGAAATTAAGAAGGTATTTAGGCTGCCCacgaggaagaagaaaggaagcgAAGTGAGGCCGCTCTCCCCAGCGGAGCTGTGGGGGCCTCTGGGGGTGGCCGGTCCCCGTGCCCCTTGCTGGGGTGGCCGGGGCACCCGagcctcctgccagcacccGGCAGGGCCTGCAATGACCACCCTGACCTCGGAAGAGAAGGAaacctctcctcctcctgccatggggCAGAGCCTTTCCATCCCGTGTGCCTTGTGGCGGCAGAGGGGACCCGCGGCACGCTGACATCCAGCCtgaaaaatgacaaaaggagagagggggaagggagagagaagggcAGAAAACGCAGAACAAAGTGCCGGGGGCTGTTCAAAGGCCCCTTCGAGTTCACCCTGCCAAGGACATCGCCTCCCCTACAGAGAATATCTCGCAGGGACCCCTGTCCCCTCCGGCACGGCGGCTCAGTGCATCGCCTCCTCCCGCTCCCCTGCAGGCTGCCTTTGCAGGATTGCAACCCGCAGCATTCACAGCTTGCTCCGTCTCTCACCACCCTCCCTTTTAGCCACGAACAAAGACAGGAGGCTTCGCGGCAGAATGGCCAGACCAGCTGGGTAGGGTTTAACCATCCTGGCCCATATGTGCTGAAATACCCAGACATATTGGGGTTGCGCTTAAAGGAACAGTCCCAGCTTTCGCTCGGAAATTCGTCGCTTTCCCAAAGCAGGCACCAAGTTTTACCTCGGGCCTTTTGCAAAAAGGCTTTGTGGATGTGTAGCAAAATCTCAGAAAGGCAGAATGCTTAAAGCAAGAGCGAGGTTTTCAGAGCGTGTGATATCTGAGGAAAATACTTTGTGCTGCTAGCTAGGGACAAAGCAGGGAGAGCAACTCCTTATTttctcagcctgctgctgcacagaaaCACCTCCACTACAGAGTGGTTTATGGTGGCTGAAACGTGGTCTGGAGGGGAGCTGAGAGTTTGTCTTGGACAAAGTATTAACACAGCATCTAAAAGTATTAACTTTTAACACAGCATCTGCTTGTGTTAAAAACCAAAGCCCGTTCTGGGTTAAGGGAACAGCTTTCCTTGCTCTGATGAAGTCGGCGTAAAAGCTGCATCCATACTGGACTCAGTCCTGGCATTTGGTAACTGAGACAAATCCCACTGATGTGAGGGGAACCCACACCATTTAAGACCAAATCATGCCTTGTAAATGCTCACACTTGTGCAAGTGCACAGGACTCCTTGTGGTTTAATGGCAAGCACTGCAGACTGCGTCCTCAGGGCCAAAACTGCTCTCAGCTCCGACCCTGCTCAGCATGGGAAGGCAGACCCAGCCGTCACTTCAGTGTGCTCTGCTTCTTGTGAGTAACTCTCACAGTGCATCTTCTTTGTGCGAGGTGTATTGTTTGAGATGGGTAAAAATGGGCCAGGAATGACGATGCATCATCATCTGTCACCCTGGGAAATCCCAACACGGGATGAACGAGGaatgaagggaaaaacacaaaGGTGTGCAGAAAGGCTGTATTTGCAGGTGAAGTTAGTGAACATGGTGATCTAAAAAGGTGAAGGAGTAGAGAGAGGATATCTCAAAGCAAGGGCAAGAGCATCttggacagaaaaggaaggggctGGAGCGCACGGACTGCAATTCCAtggcagccccagggctgcacagagcATGGCTCTGCTGTGCCCCACGGGGGAGCATCCCAGCAAAGCTGGGTTCCTGTGAAGCTTTTGTTCCTTGGGTGTTGCTCTCATACGCTTAGAGCACTTCCACTCTGCTAAAGTCCtgtgacaaaaagaaacagctatttacttggaaaaaaactTTGATTTAATGAACCAGGGCTGTTACACAACAATTAGGGGTCATGAAAAGCAGAGAGCCATCTTCCCTGACAGACAGCAGCTACAGCCCCGATGGTTTCTCACAATGACATTTAGGACACCCCTTTCTCCCCCCAGGTAGCACTGCAAGGGTTGAGGTTCAGAGCAGGCAGTGCAAGTCCTCACTGGGCAGCACATGTAATTCCATCCTCATatatagatttttctttaaaaaaaagtctctttacAGAAAGCAGCATCTTCATCCCATATTAGTGTACTACAAGGCAACTGAGGCACACAGAGGCTGAAGTGGCTTGCCTGGTATCACCCAGCAAGATAACAACACAACTGTGTGAACCCCACAGACTGCAGagtgctgtgccagtgctctgctgTTCCTTTGGCCACGCAATCTTCTCCCTGAGGATTAAATCTCCCCAGGGTACATTTAACAGGGCACAATGCCACTGCAGACTAACATGGATTTCAAAGCACATCATTAGTCTTCATATTACAGCAGAGCTCTATACTTGGATGTTTCTTAGTACCCTTAAGAGATCTCTCTCAGAATTGCATGTGAAGACTTCTATTGAAATTAGTATGCTGTTCCCTGACATCTGGGTGGTTGCAGCAGTCATTCTGGAAGGCCACCCAATCCTTAAAACACTCTCAAGATTGAGAATCATAATGGAGGCAACTATTTGAGCCAAAGGCCTATGAATGTATATGCACAAGGATCTCTGCTCAAAATCAGTCATCTCGATAAACTACGTCTTGAAACAAGGATGTCCAAGGCTTTGCCTGAGGTTTCTTAAGTCAGGAATATCCtgttaaaagacaaaacaggAATTTTCTTCGATCCCTGCAGCTTTCAGATATCTCTTCATATCCTCACTGAATGCAGGAGAGCCACAAACTAATACGAATGGCTTTCTTCGACAGGAATTTATTATTGTCTTCATCAAATCTTCATTTAGGCGACCAGTGTACGTGTTTTCCTGGTAACTCCAAGGAAGTTTTTCCAGTGATGTTTcctgaaaaggcaaaaagcttTGCAGTGTGCCACAGGGAAAAGGACAGTCAATTGCTTACAGACAagtctccctcctccccacagGACATTTTTCACCCTCGTGACTCCATTTGGGTAGAAATGACCCATTCCAAGAGCTGTTTTACTCTTGCAAAGCCCAGATTAAATCCTTCCCTGCCACTGGATCTGGCCACCAATTCAGAGGGGACTGAACAAAACCAGAGTGTAACTACTGCCAAGAAGCACTGCGGAACCTTCTCCTTTGGGAACCACTTCCCACCATGCCTTCTCTATTCCCCAGTCCTAAGTCCCAAGACTGCTCCTCCCCATTGCCTCTTCCATTCCCAAGCCTCTTTCAGTCCCATCTCCCTTGACCAAAGCAACTGAAAGgaagccagccctgctgcagacaCGGCGCTGATCCCGTGAGAAATGTCAGATCCAGCAGGACCCCCCTACTATTAATTAGATATGGAAGCATTGAGATGTGATGGGAGCAGTATTCACTCTGGCAGCAGAGTGAAACACTGGGACAGGCACATATAATCCTAAAAAGGAAGATGCACCACTCAGATCTTTCTCTTAACAAACCCGTTAAGAGAAGAGACAAAAGGGAGAGATGTACATGTGCAGGCTGTGTTGACAGGGGTCAGAAGGGTTTCTTGCCCTTCCCTGGGTTGAATTTCAAGACCTCCTCAGGCTCTTGAGAAAGCACCGTCCTGAAAAGGGTACCTAACCTGTGTCACCAGAGACAATTGCTGATTACACTCCTACAGAACGGCTGAGGGGATGCCTAAGTCACAAGTACTTTTCTCTATACCTAATTTCAACTTGCCAAGGCCATATGTGGAACATAATGTATGAGGCAGATCCACCATGAGATACAAAAAATGATTCATCTGAGGAGCTAAAAATGCAATGGGATTCATTCCCTTAGCATAAATAATTCTTTCTATATCCTCCCTGCAATGAATCCTCATTTCTGAGGGAAATAATTTTCAACTACCAAATCTGTGCAGAACACAGGCAACTTTGGgaccaaatgaaaatgaaaacgaCTGCTCAAATCATAAGACCACTGAGAGAGGTATGCCCTCATCCCATGGATTTGgcatagaaaataattttagagaGTGGGACGTAACtttaaaaagtttgaaaatgGGTCAGCTGGGAAAAATAATTGCTGGAAAATTGGTGCTAACATCCTAGAAGAAGAGAGATGTAGCCATGAGCAATGAATGGAAGATAAGGACAGACTAAGGCACTggtattaggaaaaaagaaatagtttaTTTGCTGCAAGCCTCCCAGAGTCAAGTTTTCTTTGCATAAATGCTTAGGTGCAGCAACAACTGTCTGAAGTGGGGGGAAACGGTCAATGGTGAATATGAATCAGGGGCTCCTTGCCAACAGAAGGGCTACTGAGGGGGTCAAAGGGCCAAGCAGCAACGGTCGCTTCCCTGAAAGTCTTCAGACTGCTAGCTGCATGAGAATATTTAGTAGATTTAAGAACAGCAGCTGCTAGATCACAAAGTAGCCTTGATGTCTGGGAAAGAATTAAGATCACTGACAGAAAAGGTTCGTCCAGCTGACAGAACCCTCACATAAATCCACTTCATATCCATTTACTTACCTGGCTTAGGACATAAAATATTCTGATGTTCCAGTATCGAGCCAGATCCCGGAGAAGAGGTTTCAAATAAATTGTTTCAAATGTACGGAAGCAGCCAACAAGAGTCACAAAAGTTTCATCCTCTTCATCATCTGTTATGGACTGGAGAATGGGAAGCATTGGTGCGAGGCCAGTGCCAGAAGCCAGCATGAGGAGTTCTCCGTgctaacaacaaaacagaattttgagTTAACCATTGTGGCTGGAAACGAACGTGCTCATTGTCAGTTCCTCCTTCTGCCACACTGGTAAAGGGTCCCAACAGAGAGACCACATCAGGTACCAGGGCATGAACTGGTAAATGCAAATCTCAGAATGCATTTTTCTACAAAATCCATCGAGTATTACAGACAGCATTTGCATGATTTTTATATAC contains the following coding sequences:
- the CDCP2 gene encoding CUB domain-containing protein 2, with the translated sequence MWRGGTGCLAALALLCGALGVVPSTGIKCGGVLSAPSGNFSSPNFPGPYPYETECTWLIVVAEGSSVLLSFSHFELEYHAACAYDYLQVYNGAARDRGNLLGTFCGHSTPPPFASAWHVMAVVFRSDRHVAKRGFAAAYRKDACGGQLTGLSGEITSPRYPESYPNDAECRWSIGAAGGPVTLVFADFQMEGGQGCGFDYVALFDGPTASAPRLGRYCGSARPPRTVSSTQHLLVLFKSDFNIVGRGFKAHFYSGECQEVYTAIKGNFSSPQYPNFYPNNLQCQWSIQLPPGYRIKIFFLDLELEARSSLTGGCDYDRLSAFDGGAENASLLGTWCGHDSPVPVTSRGHRLLLVLRTDRSTAKRGFSLAYVGVVPMNVSCTRTDFHIHIPVRALAQLERNKIYLGMPSCAAHVVGSNFKIHTRFDTCGTESQRRNNTNIIVSTLYIDFSAGDQEDVHRYEVQCEPKKKEAAVTLIAGPGPHRLSQAESLVEAQQREAGGVDTREARSQDTSDIVFISICILAGLLMVIAVVGLVLL